One stretch of Flavobacterium sp. 9 DNA includes these proteins:
- a CDS encoding uracil phosphoribosyltransferase codes for MTAFFEGIQYLFVNILFAPLDFLRHLELITWFGANTINWIFMIICTCAIVYWIKQLRIFDAAGTENQDTTAHSFLK; via the coding sequence ATGACAGCTTTTTTTGAAGGAATACAATACTTATTCGTTAACATTTTATTTGCTCCTCTTGACTTTTTACGTCATTTAGAACTAATTACTTGGTTTGGTGCAAACACAATTAACTGGATTTTTATGATCATCTGTACATGTGCAATCGTTTATTGGATTAAACAATTACGCATATTTGATGCTGCTGGAACAGAAAACCAAGATACTACTGCTCACTCTTTTTTAAAATAA
- a CDS encoding DUF4254 domain-containing protein: MFSKLAYSVFEQSIKDYHQFDNVDQPINNPYPKDKFEHLLYLKNWIDTVQWHFEDIIRDPQIDPVAALTLKRRIDASNQERTDMVEYIDSYFLKKYSDVKVKDGAKINSESPAWAFDRLSILALKIYHMHEEATRAEASQEHRDKCQEKLNILLEQRSDLSTAIDDLLTDIENGDKFMKVYKQMKMYNDDELNPVLYQNKK, translated from the coding sequence ATGTTTTCAAAATTAGCATATTCAGTTTTCGAACAAAGCATCAAAGATTATCATCAATTTGATAATGTTGATCAACCTATAAACAATCCATATCCAAAGGATAAATTCGAACATTTATTATATCTAAAAAATTGGATTGACACTGTTCAATGGCATTTTGAGGACATTATTCGTGATCCGCAAATTGATCCTGTAGCAGCATTGACTTTAAAAAGAAGAATCGATGCCTCTAATCAGGAACGTACTGATATGGTGGAATATATCGATAGTTATTTTTTAAAAAAATACAGCGATGTAAAAGTAAAAGATGGTGCAAAAATCAACTCTGAAAGTCCTGCTTGGGCTTTTGACAGATTGTCTATTTTGGCTCTAAAAATTTATCATATGCATGAAGAAGCTACTCGTGCTGAAGCTTCGCAAGAACATAGAGATAAATGTCAGGAAAAATTAAACATCCTTTTAGAACAAAGAAGTGACTTGTCTACTGCAATTGATGATTTGCTTACTGACATTGAAAATGGAGATAAATTCATGAAAGTGTACAAACAAATGAAGATGTACAATGACGATGAATTGAATCCTGTTTTATATCAAAATAAAAAATAA
- the purD gene encoding phosphoribosylamine--glycine ligase has translation MTILLLGSGGREHAFAWKMIQSPLCEKLFVAPGNAGTAAIATNVAMSPTDFDAIKAFVLQENVKMVVVGPEDPLVKGIYDYFKNDESLQHIPVIGPSKLGAQLEGSKEFAKEFLMKHNIPTAAYDSFTAETVENGCAFLETLQPPYVLKADGLAAGKGVLIIQDLEEAKTELRNMLVHEKFGAASSKVVIEEFLDGIELSCFVLTDGKSYKILPTAKDYKRIGEGDTGLNTGGMGAVSPVPYVDAVLMEKIETRIVKPTIEGFQKDGIEYKGFVFIGLINVKNEPIVIEYNVRMGDPETEVVVPRLKSDLVALFQSVADQKLDTFELEVDPRSATTIMVVSGGYPEDFEKGKVITGLENITDSIVFHAGTKLEDNNVVSNGGRVLTVTSYGDDFQQAIKKSYQNIDKLNFDKMYFRKDIGFDLI, from the coding sequence ATGACAATTTTACTATTAGGATCAGGAGGAAGAGAGCATGCTTTTGCGTGGAAAATGATTCAGAGTCCGCTTTGCGAAAAACTTTTTGTTGCACCAGGAAATGCAGGAACGGCTGCTATTGCTACAAACGTTGCAATGTCTCCAACTGATTTTGATGCTATTAAAGCATTTGTACTGCAGGAAAACGTAAAAATGGTTGTTGTAGGACCAGAAGATCCGTTGGTAAAAGGGATTTACGATTATTTTAAAAATGACGAAAGTTTACAACATATTCCGGTTATTGGACCATCAAAATTAGGGGCACAATTAGAAGGAAGTAAAGAATTTGCAAAAGAATTCTTGATGAAACACAACATTCCAACAGCAGCTTACGACAGTTTTACTGCAGAAACTGTTGAAAACGGATGTGCGTTCCTAGAAACTTTACAACCTCCATATGTTTTAAAAGCAGATGGTTTAGCAGCTGGAAAAGGTGTTTTGATTATTCAGGATCTTGAAGAGGCAAAAACAGAATTGAGAAACATGTTGGTTCATGAAAAATTTGGAGCAGCAAGTTCAAAAGTAGTTATTGAAGAATTTCTTGACGGAATCGAATTAAGCTGTTTCGTTTTAACTGACGGAAAAAGCTATAAAATTCTTCCAACTGCAAAAGATTACAAACGTATTGGTGAAGGTGATACAGGATTAAATACAGGTGGAATGGGAGCAGTTTCTCCAGTTCCTTACGTTGACGCTGTTTTGATGGAAAAAATCGAAACTCGTATCGTAAAACCAACAATTGAAGGTTTCCAAAAAGACGGAATAGAATATAAAGGTTTTGTATTTATTGGTTTGATTAATGTAAAAAATGAGCCAATTGTTATTGAATACAATGTGAGAATGGGTGATCCGGAAACAGAAGTTGTGGTTCCAAGATTAAAATCTGATTTGGTTGCATTGTTTCAGTCCGTTGCAGATCAAAAGTTAGATACTTTCGAATTAGAAGTTGATCCAAGAAGTGCAACTACGATTATGGTAGTTTCTGGTGGATATCCTGAAGATTTTGAAAAAGGAAAAGTAATTACAGGATTAGAAAATATTACAGATTCTATAGTTTTTCACGCAGGTACAAAATTAGAGGACAATAATGTCGTTAGTAATGGAGGACGTGTATTGACTGTAACATCTTATGGGGACGATTTCCAACAGGCCATAAAAAAATCTTACCAAAATATAGATAAACTAAATTTTGATAAGATGTATTTTAGAAAAGATATCGGCTTCGATCTAATATAA
- a CDS encoding glycosyltransferase family 9 protein yields MRLSAMGDVAMTVPVLRAFVKQYPDVKLTVISRPFFKPFFDGIPNLEFFAFDEKERHKGFAGLLRLFGDVKKLKIDAFADLHNVLRSKIVSLLFALSGKKRATVDKGREGKKELTRAENKIFKQLPTMFERHAKVFEELGFSLDLSDPTFPEKAILSSDILEIIGDKNQKLIGIAPFAQYDSKVYPQDLMQEVIAKLAENKEYKILLFGGGKKEIEILDSLSQPFENVINMAGKIKFQQELQLISNLDVMLSMDSGNAHIAAMLGVKVITLWGATHPYAGFLPFNQSLENALTSDRNQYPQLPTSVYGNKIVEGYEDAMRSISPKDIVEKIQLSI; encoded by the coding sequence ATGAGACTATCCGCAATGGGAGATGTCGCCATGACGGTTCCTGTTTTACGCGCTTTTGTAAAGCAGTATCCAGACGTTAAACTGACAGTAATTTCACGTCCGTTTTTTAAGCCATTTTTTGACGGAATTCCGAATTTGGAGTTTTTTGCTTTTGATGAAAAAGAGCGTCACAAAGGTTTTGCGGGACTTTTGAGATTATTTGGAGATGTAAAAAAACTCAAAATTGATGCTTTCGCAGATCTTCACAATGTTTTGAGATCTAAAATTGTGAGTTTACTTTTCGCTTTAAGCGGAAAAAAAAGAGCAACTGTTGATAAAGGAAGAGAAGGCAAAAAAGAGCTAACTCGTGCCGAAAATAAGATATTCAAACAATTGCCAACAATGTTCGAAAGACACGCAAAAGTGTTCGAAGAACTTGGTTTTTCTTTAGATTTATCAGACCCGACTTTTCCTGAAAAGGCAATTTTAAGTTCAGATATCTTAGAAATAATCGGAGATAAAAATCAAAAATTAATCGGTATTGCACCTTTTGCACAATATGATTCTAAGGTTTATCCGCAGGATTTAATGCAGGAAGTTATTGCAAAATTGGCTGAAAATAAAGAGTATAAAATATTGCTTTTTGGTGGCGGAAAGAAAGAAATTGAAATATTGGATTCTCTTTCTCAACCATTTGAAAATGTAATAAATATGGCTGGAAAAATTAAATTTCAGCAGGAATTACAATTGATAAGTAATCTCGATGTTATGCTTTCCATGGATTCCGGAAATGCTCATATTGCAGCAATGTTGGGTGTAAAAGTGATTACGCTTTGGGGCGCAACACATCCATATGCTGGATTTTTACCTTTCAATCAAAGTCTCGAAAATGCTTTAACTTCAGATAGAAACCAATATCCACAATTGCCAACATCGGTTTATGGAAATAAGATCGTTGAAGGTTATGAAGATGCTATGAGAAGTATTTCTCCAAAAGATATCGTTGAAAAAATACAATTAAGCATATAA
- a CDS encoding ferredoxin--NADP reductase: MPSFLKLIIKEVKRETTDAVSVLFNVPEELKPDYKFIAGQYINLKLTLDNQEIRRAYSICSAPESGELRIAVKAVKNGLFSQFANTRLKAGDVLEVGHPEGKFTFEPDAERQKNYAAFVAGSGITPVLSILKSVLKSEPKSSFVLVYGNKTPEETIFHQELHDLQLQYVGRLFVHYVFSQAKAENALFGRIEKSAVNYVLNNKHKELQFDKFFLCGPEEMINTVSNVLKEKNVKESAIKFELFTSSTQENQIHNSLEGHTKITVLVDNDEVTFEMSQKQTILDAALKQGIDAPYSCQGGICSSCLARVTSGTAEMTKNSILTDKEIASGLILTCQAHPTSESIYVDYDDV, from the coding sequence ATGCCTTCATTTTTAAAACTCATAATTAAAGAGGTAAAACGCGAAACAACCGACGCCGTTTCTGTACTTTTTAATGTTCCGGAAGAACTAAAACCAGACTATAAATTTATAGCCGGACAATACATAAATCTAAAATTAACTCTTGATAATCAAGAAATTAGACGTGCTTATTCTATTTGTTCTGCACCAGAAAGCGGCGAATTAAGAATTGCCGTAAAAGCAGTTAAAAATGGTTTGTTTTCTCAATTTGCAAACACAAGATTAAAAGCCGGAGACGTTCTTGAAGTAGGTCATCCAGAAGGAAAATTTACTTTTGAACCAGATGCTGAAAGACAAAAAAACTATGCAGCTTTTGTTGCCGGAAGTGGTATTACACCAGTTCTTTCTATTTTGAAATCAGTTTTAAAAAGTGAACCAAAAAGCTCATTCGTATTAGTTTACGGAAATAAAACTCCTGAAGAAACTATTTTTCATCAGGAATTACATGATTTACAATTGCAATATGTAGGTCGTTTATTTGTTCATTATGTCTTTAGTCAGGCTAAAGCCGAAAATGCATTGTTTGGAAGAATTGAGAAATCTGCAGTAAATTATGTGTTGAATAACAAGCATAAAGAACTTCAGTTTGATAAATTTTTCTTGTGCGGTCCAGAGGAAATGATCAATACAGTTTCTAATGTTTTGAAAGAGAAAAACGTAAAAGAATCAGCAATTAAATTTGAACTTTTTACATCTTCAACACAAGAAAATCAAATCCATAATTCGCTAGAAGGACATACAAAAATTACTGTTTTGGTTGACAATGATGAAGTTACATTCGAAATGTCTCAAAAACAGACCATTTTAGATGCAGCCTTAAAACAAGGAATTGACGCTCCATATTCTTGCCAAGGTGGAATTTGCAGCAGTTGTCTTGCTCGTGTAACTTCTGGAACTGCAGAAATGACTAAAAACTCAATTTTGACAGATAAAGAAATCGCTTCAGGTCTAATATTAACTTGTCAGGCGCATCCAACATCAGAGTCTATTTATGTAGATTATGATGACGTGTAG
- the upp gene encoding uracil phosphoribosyltransferase: MKIHYISENNSVLNHFLSQIRNVNVQNDSMRFRRNIERIGEIMAYELSKDLSYKNVDIQTPLGIKKTTEIESDLVLCSILRAGLPLHNGFLNYFDHAENSFVSACRYHPNNDAEFEIRVEYQALSNINDKTVLLLDPMLATGQSIVAVHEKLVQNATPKEIHIVVVIAAPEGIAFLEKNLPDNCHLWVASLDEKLNEKNYIIPGLGDAGDLAYGSKL, from the coding sequence ATGAAAATCCATTATATATCTGAAAATAATAGCGTATTAAACCACTTTTTAAGTCAAATCAGAAATGTGAATGTTCAGAACGACAGTATGCGTTTTAGAAGAAATATAGAACGAATTGGTGAAATTATGGCGTATGAACTGAGCAAAGATCTGTCTTATAAAAACGTCGATATACAAACTCCGCTTGGTATTAAAAAAACAACCGAAATCGAAAGTGATTTGGTTTTATGTTCAATTCTTAGAGCGGGTTTACCTTTACACAATGGTTTTCTAAACTATTTTGATCATGCCGAAAATAGCTTTGTTTCGGCTTGCAGATATCATCCAAATAATGATGCTGAATTTGAAATTCGGGTTGAATATCAAGCGCTTTCAAACATAAATGATAAAACTGTTTTACTTCTTGATCCAATGTTAGCAACGGGACAATCGATAGTTGCTGTGCATGAAAAATTAGTTCAAAACGCAACTCCAAAAGAGATTCATATCGTCGTTGTTATAGCTGCTCCGGAAGGAATTGCTTTTCTTGAAAAAAACCTTCCTGATAATTGCCATTTATGGGTTGCTTCTCTTGATGAGAAATTAAATGAGAAAAACTACATCATTCCAGGTCTTGGCGATGCCGGTGATCTTGCTTATGGAAGTAAACTATAA
- a CDS encoding DUF6427 family protein, with product MITSVFKKSTPLNYSLVVILILVFFFLFQIQEPSWINNYFLGFQKVSLLCFILASFFMINFIVKKNGLSKDNGYAIFFYLLFILFFPTIFNNPNVIYANFFLLLALRRLISLQSLKASKEKIFDASFWIFVAALFQFWSILFIILVFISIVFHVSRDYRNWVLPFIALLAVSIVFLMVSLIFHINAIEFFEKRAVIDFSIDYFKNNYENGALSIYVAISLFFVVSMLMTLSNRPQIVHTSYKKVIACFFIAVAVYIISPDKSNDLLLFSIAPLTIMAASHVEYMQQKLNNEIVFYVLICCSLFTYFSQL from the coding sequence ATGATAACAAGTGTTTTTAAAAAATCTACGCCATTAAATTATTCATTGGTCGTAATTTTAATACTGGTTTTCTTTTTCCTGTTCCAAATCCAAGAACCTTCCTGGATTAATAATTACTTTTTGGGATTTCAAAAAGTTAGTTTATTGTGCTTTATATTGGCCTCTTTTTTTATGATTAATTTTATTGTAAAAAAGAACGGGCTCAGTAAAGACAATGGTTATGCGATATTTTTCTATTTGTTGTTTATATTGTTTTTCCCTACAATATTTAATAATCCGAATGTAATTTATGCCAACTTTTTTCTTTTATTGGCGTTGCGACGATTGATTTCATTACAATCATTGAAAGCTTCTAAAGAAAAAATATTTGATGCTTCTTTTTGGATTTTTGTAGCTGCTTTATTTCAATTTTGGAGTATTCTCTTTATTATTTTAGTATTTATATCAATTGTTTTTCACGTTTCAAGAGATTATAGAAACTGGGTTTTACCATTTATAGCGCTTCTGGCTGTTTCGATCGTCTTTTTAATGGTGTCATTAATCTTTCATATTAATGCTATTGAATTTTTCGAAAAAAGAGCAGTAATTGATTTTAGCATTGATTATTTTAAGAATAATTACGAAAACGGAGCACTTTCTATCTACGTTGCAATATCCTTATTTTTTGTGGTTTCAATGTTAATGACATTATCAAACAGACCGCAAATTGTACATACTTCGTATAAAAAAGTGATTGCATGTTTTTTTATTGCTGTGGCTGTTTATATCATTTCGCCTGACAAAAGCAATGATTTATTGTTGTTTAGTATTGCACCTTTAACGATTATGGCGGCAAGTCATGTAGAATATATGCAGCAAAAACTCAATAACGAAATTGTTTTTTATGTGTTGATTTGCTGCAGTTTATTTACCTATTTTTCTCAATTATAG
- a CDS encoding phenylacetate--CoA ligase family protein has translation MISLFDISLQLNGFPIKKAKAELNQIVNLSEKEYTLFLQNKKEEIVAFHLENNSFYKELVGNKTDLKWEDLPILNKQNLQKPLSERLSRGYALKNVYLNKTSGSSGTPFVFAKDKYSHALTWASNIMRFGWFEIDFNHSYQARFYGIPMDFIGYHKERFKDFLSGRFRFPVFDLSDEVLEKFLKKFKTKKFDYVNGYTSSIVLFAKYLEKKNIVLKEICPTLKACFVTSEMLFESDKKLLEKQFGIPIINEYGASELDLIAFENPQGEWQINAETLFIEILDDNNNVLPYGKEGRIVITSLFNKANPFIRYDIGDIGILDEKSTPQKPILKKLIGRTNDVAILPSGKKSPGLTFYYVTKSIIEDDGNVKEFIIKQTKLDSFEIEYVSENELDSNQIQKIKEAITLYLEPNLNFTFTRKTVLERTNRGKLKQFKSYL, from the coding sequence ATGATTTCTCTTTTCGACATTTCGCTTCAATTAAATGGTTTTCCAATAAAGAAAGCTAAAGCCGAATTGAACCAAATCGTAAATTTATCCGAAAAAGAATACACTCTTTTTCTGCAGAATAAAAAAGAAGAAATTGTCGCTTTTCATTTAGAAAATAACTCTTTCTACAAAGAATTAGTCGGGAATAAAACAGATTTGAAATGGGAAGATTTACCTATTCTGAACAAACAAAATTTGCAAAAACCACTTAGCGAAAGACTTTCAAGAGGTTATGCATTAAAAAATGTTTACCTCAACAAAACTTCCGGATCCAGTGGAACACCTTTTGTTTTTGCAAAAGATAAATATTCTCACGCCTTAACCTGGGCATCAAATATTATGCGTTTTGGTTGGTTTGAGATTGATTTTAATCATTCGTATCAAGCTCGTTTCTATGGTATTCCAATGGATTTTATTGGATATCATAAAGAGCGTTTTAAAGATTTTTTAAGTGGTCGTTTTCGATTTCCGGTTTTCGATTTATCTGATGAAGTCTTAGAGAAATTTCTAAAAAAATTCAAAACGAAAAAATTCGATTATGTCAATGGTTATACGAGCTCGATTGTTTTATTTGCTAAATATTTAGAAAAGAAAAATATCGTATTAAAAGAAATCTGTCCAACCTTAAAAGCTTGTTTTGTTACTTCGGAAATGCTTTTTGAATCGGATAAAAAACTTTTAGAAAAGCAATTTGGCATTCCGATAATCAATGAATATGGAGCATCAGAACTTGATTTAATTGCTTTTGAAAATCCTCAAGGCGAATGGCAAATTAACGCAGAAACGCTTTTTATAGAAATCTTAGACGATAATAATAATGTTCTTCCTTACGGGAAAGAAGGCCGAATTGTGATTACTTCTCTCTTTAATAAAGCAAATCCTTTTATCAGATATGATATTGGCGATATTGGAATTTTAGACGAAAAAAGTACGCCACAAAAACCAATTCTTAAGAAATTAATTGGAAGAACAAATGATGTTGCAATCTTACCAAGCGGAAAAAAATCTCCTGGTTTGACCTTTTATTATGTAACCAAAAGCATCATTGAAGATGATGGAAATGTCAAAGAATTTATCATCAAACAAACAAAATTAGATTCTTTCGAGATTGAATATGTTTCTGAAAATGAATTAGATTCAAATCAAATTCAGAAAATAAAAGAAGCTATTA